A single Apodemus sylvaticus chromosome 20, mApoSyl1.1, whole genome shotgun sequence DNA region contains:
- the LOC127671038 gene encoding lysozyme C-2, with product MKALLTLGLLLLSVSVQAKVYERCEFARALKRSGMDGYRGVSLANWVCLAQHESNYNTRATNYNRGDQSTDYGIFQINSRYWCNDGKTPRAVNACGIPCSALLQDDISQAIQCAKRVVRDPQGIRAWVAWRTHCQNRDLSQYIRNCGV from the exons ATGAAGGCTCTCCTGACTCTCGGGCTCCTCCTGCTTTCTGTCAGTGTCCAGGCCAAGGTCTATGAACGCTGTGAGTTCGCCAGAGCTCTGAAAAGGAGTGGAATGGATGGCTACCGTGGAGTCAGCCTGGCAAACT gGGTGTGTTTAGCTCAGCATGAGAGCAATTATAACACACGAGCTACAAACTACAACCGTGGCGACCAAAGCACAGACTATGGGATATTTCAGATCAATAGCCGATACTGGTGTAATGATGGCAAAACCCCAAGAGCAGTGAATGCTTGTGGGATACCCTGCAGCG CTCTGCTACAAGATGACATCTCTCAGGCCATACAATGTGCGAAGAGGGTTGTGAGGGATCCCCAAGGCATTCGAGCATG GGTGGCATGGCGTACACACTGCCAAAACCGAGATCTGTCCCAGTATATTCGGAACTGTGGAGTCTGA